A genomic segment from Spinacia oleracea cultivar Varoflay chromosome 3, BTI_SOV_V1, whole genome shotgun sequence encodes:
- the LOC110793044 gene encoding uncharacterized protein isoform X1, which produces MAGPALNDLFQSLISKTGHDKITNEESNVFVDWKSRASNSCAFRGTVASGLAWIATRKWRTANRVLPVTGAFLLTVGWTFSKSVDSCVDRILGMDGSRMQYELEKIILEKYGNDPEKMKPFSKHFYCEEIFNDSAPGRPKSVYRQRHLYVDDQRTTNENLKHESAKKGVNHQHKKDDSNVKLKSPNAETKQVPIYPGISRFGYGDPLDVLFGGSSSNEEPLQPDESENLGKVQSRSQKRARRRHRLRHGRQDSLLMGGS; this is translated from the exons ATGGCAGGACCAGCACTAAATGATCTCTTTCAATCTCTCATCTCCAAAACG GGACATGATAAAATAACCAACGAAGAATCGAATGTGTTTGTTGATTGGAAGTCTCGGGCCAGTAATAGTTGTGCTTTCAGAGGTACTGTTGCCTCAGGTCTTGCTTGGATTG CAACAAGGAAGTGGAGAACTGCTAATCGTGTATTACCTGTTACAG GAGCTTTTTTGCTAACTGTAGGATGGACATTTAGTAAATCTGTAGACTCGTGCGTTGACCGTATTCTTGGAATGGATGGGAGTCGGATGCAGTATGAACTGGAAAAAAT AATACTGGAGAAGTATGGTAATGATCCTGAGAAAATGAAGCCCTTTTCCAAGCATTTCTACTGTGAAGAAATTTTCAATGATTCGGCCCCTGGACGTCCTAAATCAGTTTACCGGCAACGGCATCTGTATGTAGATGATCAGCGGACGACAAATGAAAATCTAAAGCATGAGTCTGCTAAGAAAGGTGTCAATCATCAACATAAAAAAGATGATTCCAACGTCAAATTGAAAAGCCCTAATGCAGAGACTAAGCAAGTTCCT ATATATCCTGGCATCAGTAGATTTGGATATGGAGATCCTCTTGATGTACTGTTTGGGGGCTCATCTTCAAATGAAGAGCCTCTTCAGCCTGATGAATCTGAAAATTTGGGCAAAGTGCAGAGTCGCAGCCAAAAAAGAGCTCGCCGTAGGCATAGACTGCGTCATGGTCGTCAGGATTCGTTGCTGATGGGGGGAAGTTGA
- the LOC110793044 gene encoding uncharacterized protein isoform X2, whose product MAGPALNDLFQSLISKTGHDKITNEESNVFVDWKSRASNSCAFRGTVASGLAWIATRKWRTANRVLPVTGAFLLTVGWTFSKSVDSCVDRILGMDGSRMQYELEKIILEKYGNDPEKMKPFSKHFYCEEIFNDSAPGRPKSVYRQRHLYVDDQRTTNENLKHESAKKGVNHQHKKDDSNVKLKSPNAETKQVPICPC is encoded by the exons ATGGCAGGACCAGCACTAAATGATCTCTTTCAATCTCTCATCTCCAAAACG GGACATGATAAAATAACCAACGAAGAATCGAATGTGTTTGTTGATTGGAAGTCTCGGGCCAGTAATAGTTGTGCTTTCAGAGGTACTGTTGCCTCAGGTCTTGCTTGGATTG CAACAAGGAAGTGGAGAACTGCTAATCGTGTATTACCTGTTACAG GAGCTTTTTTGCTAACTGTAGGATGGACATTTAGTAAATCTGTAGACTCGTGCGTTGACCGTATTCTTGGAATGGATGGGAGTCGGATGCAGTATGAACTGGAAAAAAT AATACTGGAGAAGTATGGTAATGATCCTGAGAAAATGAAGCCCTTTTCCAAGCATTTCTACTGTGAAGAAATTTTCAATGATTCGGCCCCTGGACGTCCTAAATCAGTTTACCGGCAACGGCATCTGTATGTAGATGATCAGCGGACGACAAATGAAAATCTAAAGCATGAGTCTGCTAAGAAAGGTGTCAATCATCAACATAAAAAAGATGATTCCAACGTCAAATTGAAAAGCCCTAATGCAGAGACTAAGCAAGTTCCT ATTTGCCCATGTTGA
- the LOC130470742 gene encoding uncharacterized protein: MNTSGWKVDTGHKSGYLSFIDKEIAKKLPNSAIKADPHIKSKVKVMKKHLMYILEIQQNGSGFGWDDEHKMVTGSRDIFMGWAKSRDGASSLWMKPMIHYDKLVEIYANDLANGSKVKGPGDEFEINEDQSTKNGGEDGNHVIDESGCHSQANTTPSSSRQSLKRKAPENDPLEAEFIQISKSISSLLEAEKESALAMNEIKKAFTHEVDVHEKISGNRKELFQILCALPGLTPEQVVKATRLIGQDTAKMDLFFPMPDDYKVIFVRQKIDGSH; this comes from the exons ATGAATACCTCTGGTTGGAAGGTAGACACCGGCCACAAGTCGGGTTATCTATCATTCATTGACAAAGAGATAGCCAAGAAGTTGCCTAATTCGGCTATTAAAGCTGATCCACATATCAAGTCCAAAGTAAAGGTTATGAAGAAACATCTTATGTATATTCTGGAGATCCAACAAAATGGAAGCGGTTTTGGTTGGGATGATGAGCATAAGATGGTGACGGGATCCAGAGACATATTTATGGGGTGGGCAAAG aGTCGAGATGGAGCATCATCCTTGTGGATGAAACCTATGATACACTATGATAAGCTTGTGGAGATTTATGCTAATGACTTGGCTAATGGATCTAAAGTTAAGGGTCCAGGTGATGAGTTCGAGATAAATGAAGACCAATCAACTAAGAATGGAGGTGAAGATGGTAATCATGTCATAGATGAATCTGGTTGTCATTCTCAAGCTAACACTACCCCAAGCTCTTCTAGACAAtctttgaaaagaaaagctccTGAAAATGATCCACTTGAGGCAGAGTTCATTCAAATTTCTAAATCAATCTCAAGTTTATTAGAAGCGGAAAAGGAGAGTGCATTGGCTATGAATGAGATTAAAAAGGCATTTACACATGAGGTTGATGTTCATGAGAAAATTAGTGGTAATAGAAAGGAATTGTTCCAAATATTGTGTGCACTCCCTGGACTAACCCCGGAACAAGTTGTTAAGGCTACACGTCTCATCGGCCAAGATACCGCCAAGATGGATTTATTTTTTCCTATGCCAGATGACTACAAGGTGATTTTTGTTCGACAAAAAATTGATGGATCACATTAG